CTTGATAACTTTTACATTCTTCGTTTGGTTATGTTTTTACAAAacgaccctctctctctctctctctctctctctctttctctctctctctctctatatatatatatattagccaCCACATATCACGGTGTTGAGTAGTTTCTCTAGATTGAGGTTTGATGTCTCGAGAAGATTTGATGTATTTAGTCGAGGAATGAGGCTTCCGTGAGCCTTGTGCTGCATTTCTAGGGATGAGGAGTAGGAAAAGGGGGGCAGCCGCCCATGAAAAGATCAACTACTTCCAAGGCAGTGGAATTTGGAACTTCCAACACCATGTGACCATGTAcctatttaaaattgttttttgacTTGGTGCATTCTTCATGTACTTTAAGCAAATCAATAGTGTCGACGGGTAAAATGGTAGTGTTCTATGTGACAAGGTGGTCACCTCTTAACAAGACTCGTGTTCAAAACCTGGAGATATCACGTCCCAATGTGttctttctctcaaccatcctcAAACATTCTCTATGAACCCAAGGGGAGGGCCAAAGGAGAGGTGGCAGTGGTCTCTCTTATGGGCAGTAGAATGAACCACtcgcccttaaaaaaaaaaacaaacaaacaaacaaacattagTGGCTTGGAAGCGCCCCACCAATCAAGAGCGTAGGTCAACAATATTTAAACCAATGTTTTGCTAACAAAAGAAGACACCACCTGTGTAGACTTGTCAGTCTATTACTAACCAATCTAGTGTTCATGTTTTTCCAACAAAAGAAGACCCCACCTTTTTGGACTGTTTAGTCTATTCCTAACTTGGATGATCACAATGTTGAGAGAAGCAAGGCCATCCTTAAGATCACatttcagaaaattttgttGAAGAACCCACTTTGTGACATTATAACCTCAAAAGCAAGCCTCATCCATCTAAATTTCTTAATACTACACAGGATTTGCATGACAACTGATAGAGACTACATTTGACATTGTCCTGTGAAGTGCTTGTGATATGGAAAAACACAAACTTTCATATTTCCCAATACAATAAGAGAATTTAACCTGAAACCCTCTGTTTGGTAGTTGCCAGTTATAGCCAAAAAGTGGGTCCCTAGaggaaatatttttcaaactaTTCGTGCTAGAAAAATTTGGAACTGTAAACCAATCTTCGACTGTACATATTACTAACAGGGCCTCATGTCCCCATTAATACAAGCAATTGCAGACACGATCAGTCTGCATGGTTAGCAGTCCCATATACGCCATTGCTTGATGTTCTGTCATTTTTCAACATTATAAAAATGATTTCTTCGTATCGAAGTATCGAAATCATAATATCTATTCACAAAAAGGTTCAACTAATGTACACGCTTCCCACTTTGccaaaaatccaaattcataatccaCGAGTGGCATTGTCCAGTTCTCCTGGCGACACAATCCTacgtctttctttttcctttaaatcattgcgTCCATAACATATTGTCATTCTAATTTAAATACTTGTCAGACATAACCATAAAGTTGGCTGCCCTGTAGATGCGTAATAATCAATTTGGTTTTGTCTACATTTACCACGAGGACCTGAGTCTGCCAACCGACCAGAGAGAAGTACAACCCAGCAAATCCACTCGCAAGCGTAATGGGCTGCTTGCAGCTTGGCTCGGTCCAGCTAGCCCAGTTCTTCAGACTCAATAAAATTAGATCGGCCAcggtgtaaaaaaaaaacatatatacagACCAGTCGGTATTCATATGGAATATGAACTCCCTAAATTTTACATTCTAATCATTCAGCAGTTCTGGAAGGACCAGAGCAAATGCTTCACAGTATAAAAGAggggaaagagaaaatattgataCGGTTGGACACAAAAGCTCCACGCAACCAGCCAGAGAGTTGGGTTCGGATCTACAAGTTAAGAGGAGGTGAATAAATCGAGGATGGAGGTCAAGCGACGATGTTTTACATTGACAAACTACAACGCAGGTCAACACCTGATCACCGTGATCTATCCAACgttgtttaaattttattttctattttaatacGTTTAATAAGatcttgagaaattaaataTTCATGCATAAAAGTACTGAAAATTACCTGCTTTATCAGTTAACAATAAAGAATGTTCCGTCGTCAGTATGCATAACCGAACTATGTGGTCCGGGGGCGAAAAGACGTGatcaagaaaatcaacaaaGAATCCATGAATATTGCTAACTCAAGCTCCATCTACCTGACCATGAAGTTCGAGTTCGGAGATTGAAGTTGTGAAGAAAGCCAGCAGTTGAGTACCAGAGGCATTTCTCTTGAAAGGTGTCTGCCACATGTTGGGTCTCAAGAATGGTCATGGCTCATAAATTTAACAGCGTTTTAGCCACCACTTACAGGAGCCGCTATGAAATACAAcagtgttccttttttttttctcccaattATCCCTAACCTTCTAACCAAATCTAAAGGATCGAAGAAGCTGCAACCTAACGTGCAGGATCGGCACCTCCAGCATGTACAAAGAAATGGGTAGGTTTCCTTTCGTGATCACaaagaggagaaaaggaaatgtTACCCAGATGCCACGGAATACTATTGATGTTATACATTATCAGCATTTTACTTCGGAAGGGCTGCACCTTAGACGCCATTATAGCCATCCATGTAAGTGCACCCTGGCAACAGCGAGATGAATAACCATCCTTTTCACAAATGAACCTCGTAAAGCCACAATGTTGAGAAAATGAGAGGGCTGCGGTGCTATACTCAGCGTCTTTGAGATGACTCTTCAGGTCTATCACATATAACCCCCAGATGCTGATCCAGCACGTTCCTCAGTACCTGAAATTGTGTGAGAGTACATTTGCATTTAAGAATCAGATTATGGTTGTTCAACAAAATCAAGGACCTGCTGGCATAAGAGGATTTTGAAAGACCACGGCATGGAGACATAACAAAGATACATGATGTGTTCATGCACACACATGGAAAAGCAAGTGATTGTCTGTGTATGTATCTAGAAGAATTGCAAACTAAAGCAATAAACATAAATTAGCATTGACATGAAAAGTCTACATCATCATAAGTATGATACGGCAATCCTAAGGTTCCAAGAGCTATGAAGAACATAACCAGAAGTGATGCAATTGATGGCTCTTCATTTTAAAAGAAACGATAAAACAAGTAGCATTTTCTATACCAACACTGGTTTGACTCCTTGAAAATATGATGGTTTACGTGTCACATCAAAGCAACAAGGGTACACAAGCTAGGCAACAAAGTGCCCATAGTGATCCTTGATCAAGAATTCAGTGAACAAAGAAAGTACTGTTTCTACCAAAATGTGTTCTAAGACAAAAAATTGCCAGCAGCTCTATTATCAATGCAATTACCTGAAAGCCAAATGCTTCTTTCCGATTTAGGATGGCATCCATTACAGCACTCCGATCATCGAAAATACCATAGAGAAGGCTATAAAACTCATTCCTGAAAAAGAACCAGTACTAAGTAAAGAACAACTATACATCAACCTTTCTCTTTTGGAGCTGTGTTagaatgataaattttggaATGCTAAATTGGAGAAACTGAAACAGTGGAACCTCAGCGATCCcacatggaaaagaaagaagttaCAGAAAGTACAATGAAAGCAGGGTATCAATACAATGCACTGCAAAAGGTACTTTTACATACTGCTCctcttttgtggttttcttgTCCATCTCATCGAACTTTTGAGTCAAAATTTCTGCTCCAGCTGGAGAAAGCATATGCAAAACAAGGGCTTCTAATGTTCTTGGAAAGCTTTTCTGAATACAAGAAGATGTCATCAACAAGAAAAGGCAAAATCAACAAATTATGTACCgtaaaagaaatagaaatacTTGCCACAGGAAGGAAATCTCTCGTCCATACTCCATAGTGAAGAACATAAGTCATTATGCATCAATCTCAAAGGATGATATTTAGCTCAAACATTACCAATATAGGCCCCTAACGACTAATCCTCTGTGCAACTTTCTTTTGGCCAGCAAAAAACATCACTCTCACTCTTCTTTGGCTTCTTCTAAATAATCAacgtataaaaaaaaaaaattctagttttttattatttttgtctCAAATACTTTTGTCATACCATGATTGCCCCAGTTTTGAAGTTTCTCATATTCTTATGTGATTATGAACTTTCCTTCCTGTGTAAACTTCTGCCCATTTGTTTAAATATAGTATTCATCTTTACTATCTCGGTCAAAGGTCATGATCATCCAGGTTTATTTTTAACTTACTGTACGCCCTTTTGTTTTGACCCAGTCATGGGTCCTTTATTTATCAGTTTTATAGTGGCAGTCTGGTCTTTTACAGTTTTACTGCCTTGTCTAGTCCTTAAGTCAGGTTTTGCCTTTCTCATTGTAAGCTTTTGCTGCTGGTAAGAATGGCACGAACTGCAGTTTCCTTGTACTGatgttcaaaataaaatatcagCTGTTCTCTGATTGTCATAGTTGGGTTTTTGATATTCTAACACCAGTTAGGTATCACCAAGTAATAAGTATAGAAGATACTCTTGCCACTCCAAATATCTcctatctttttgttttctattcttCTGCATTTGTTATGTCTTTCTGTAACCTTCTACCTTTTACCGAAGAGTTAACATGCTTGTTTGGCAATTAGTAAAACTGATCATGAATCAGCAGTACAATAATGCAGTGAAAACTGCAAGACAGTGAAAATTAGACCATGACCCGATTTTTATAGGATGGCAAATAAAGCATAGATGCATGAAAATGTCTATCAGGTAAGAAATATGCTGAATGAACCAGGGCAGATTCCATAAAGAGATGCTTCACAAAAACTACGTTATGAGGCTGCTACAAAGTGATCCTCTTTGTCTGCACCATTGCGTGTATGATCTGAGGCACTTCCCTTCCTCAGATGTGGATCGATATAGATATATTCACTATgattggtctctctctctctccaagtaTTTAACTATTTATTCTTTTCATCCActtctatatttttctattgatcttCACAACATTGAAAATTTGTCCTGAAGAGAGAGAACTAATTTCTGCATATTAGCTCACCTTTTGTAAATATGCAACCATGCAATAAGTTATTAccataagaattaagaaatagAACAGAGATTCTTACCGCCATGACTTGCAAGATTTTTCTGAGCCCTGAAGGCTCAACTGACCAGAGGATGCAAGCAACAGGATCATTCTCAACATAAAAGAAGTCTCTGACACTATTAACCATTGGAGTGCTTTCGGACTGAGTCTCACCAACCAAATCAGTAGTTCTGCTTTGAAGATTATCTGAATATACCAACCCATCTTGACCAGAAAGACTTACATTCTCATGCACCAAAGAAATCAATTGACAAAGAATATGTGATGCCTCAGGCTCTAATTGGCCAAATGGTATGCCCACTGTTTGATCTTTCTGACTTGTATGTCCATCGTAGACGTTGTGATCAGTGTGTAGATTAGTGCCCCTAGACACAGAAGTTACAGGTTCTGGCTCTTCAGGTTCATATAAGGCAGAAGTACCTGCTACAGAAATGCATGGTTATAAGTTTTAGCGAAAAGAACTTGCCTATAAACAGAGATTACAAGTAATTTCttccacaaaaaaataaaccatGGGTTAATCCAACTACGGTATTGTGCCAATAAGGAGAAGACGATAATATACTGATGGTTAACCAtgatatacataaaaaattgcGGCAATTATTGAATAAGAAATTATTCACAACCTTCTTGCTTTTCATTGTGTGTCTGCTCATAGGGCTTTTCTACATACTTCGGGCTATCAGCAAAACTTTGATTCAATACTCGTTCCTGTCCTAAATTAATAAGTGAAAAATTATTATGGTGAAGAGAGTATAATCTTTCTACTGGAATTATAACTCTGTTTATGAGGTTAAGCATAAATATTACAATTACCATCTCCTTGTCCATCAGTCTGTCCATGCCAATCATGTGAAGACCAAACTTAGGCATATTGCAtacatatgagagagagagagcaccacAATTAGATTGTTCCAAGAAAGTACTTCAAATTAAAATGGGGATGTGGAAGGTGAAGAATGACACTTCTTCAAAGTCCACATTAGAAAAGTCAGATTTCAAAACCTTCTCAAAATGATGCGCAAATAGAATGCATCCATATGTTCCACCATCGCAGACATTATATCAGACTGCCACCAAAAATTGATTGCAATAGTCAAGTCATCACTATCCACCTGGTGAAACCTGTTTGGAGAGTACTCTCATtaagttttctttgttcttttacaGAAGGCCGTGTAAGTTTCAGCAAGTATCCACAAGTTCagtataaaaaggaaaaggagaaaatacTAAGTTTGCACCATGATACTATATCAGAAATAGAAGATATCAAATGTTTAAAATGGTGGTTGCAGAaccaaaaaaaagtcaaatgcaGGACTAGCTTTCTGCAGTTCACTTACTGGAATCAGAAAGTGAGAAGAAGCAGGTAAGTTTGGGTAGCAAAATATTGTGAGTTTTGTGGATGTAAGAACACACCTTAAACTTGGATATCATGGTCAATAGAGATTAGCCTATGAGGAGATCTGAATCTTAATTATTAGTATAACCACGCATTTGCAATGTAATATAAGAAACAACAGACGTATTACATTTTAAACTGAATGTCACTTGTGATTCTGTGAATAATCCATATTTTGTGAATAATCCATATACTTTACAGCAGAATTAAAAACTGTTTGTGCAAGATATATGTTACTAGTACTACATAACTGAGATTATCAGACTCCTTGTTGTCAAATGGCACGTGTTGGCTACTTTCTGATGTTTCCAGATAAtgatcaaaatccaaaaaatacattctttGTGAACAACAAAATATGACAACCATCACCCAATGGTAAATCCCTTTGGCTAATGCAACAGAATG
This window of the Nymphaea colorata isolate Beijing-Zhang1983 chromosome 2, ASM883128v2, whole genome shotgun sequence genome carries:
- the LOC116246735 gene encoding lysine-specific demethylase JMJ31 isoform X3; amino-acid sequence: MAGARGGGGGEAEEGRGREIGGGGGREERERGGDGEEGLKAREFKGALSPSLFSSEIEAKCIPAVFRGCVKEWAAITKWNPSKGGLDYLQGLVGSCVVEAMVSMSGPVFYGDLKGHERVCLPFSSFLSHCKRSHTVIEGGGMCSDHSNEQGEGKVVTNLDESCAGLGELPAHIYLAQVPVLNSDKEISPIQALQVDFEKPAILEFKSLSATNFWMNNTFSRSSGHYDPHHNLLCIVTGRKQVCLWPPSATPFLYPMPLHGESSNHSAVDIEHPDLSIHPRAKFSSNSSHKVSLSAGDALFIPEGWFHQVDSDDLTIAINFWWQSDIMSAMVEHMDAFYLRIILRRLMDKEMERVLNQSFADSPKYVEKPYEQTHNEKQEAGTSALYEPEEPEPVTSVSRGTNLHTDHNVYDGHTSQKDQTVGIPFGQLEPEASHILCQLISLVHENVSLSGQDGLVYSDNLQSRTTDLVGETQSESTPMVNSVRDFFYVENDPVACILWSVEPSGLRKILQVMAKSFPRTLEALVLHMLSPAGAEILTQKFDEMDKKTTKEEQNEFYSLLYGIFDDRSAVMDAILNRKEAFGFQVLRNVLDQHLGVICDRPEESSQRR
- the LOC116246735 gene encoding lysine-specific demethylase JMJ31 isoform X1, with protein sequence MAGARGGGGGEAEEGRGREIGGGGGREERERGGDGEEGLKAREFKGALSPSLFSSEIEAKCIPAVFRGCVKEWAAITKWNPSKGGLDYLQGLVGSCVVEAMVSMSGPVFYGDLKGHERVCLPFSSFLSHCKRSHTVIEGGGMCSDHSNEQGEGKVVTNLDESCAGLGELPAHIYLAQVPVLNSDKEISPIQALQVDFEKPAILEFKSLSATNFWMNNTFSRSSGHYDPHHNLLCIVTGRKQVCLWPPSATPFLYPMPLHGESSNHSAVDIEHPDLSIHPRAKFSSNSSHKVSLSAGDALFIPEGWFHQVDSDDLTIAINFWWQSDIMSAMVEHMDAFYLRIILRRLMDKEMERVLNQSFADSPKYVEKPYEQTHNEKQEAGTSALYEPEEPEPVTSVSRGTNLHTDHNVYDGHTSQKDQTVGIPFGQLEPEASHILCQLISLVHENVSLSGQDGLVYSDNLQSRTTDLVGETQSESTPMVNSVRDFFYVENDPVACILWSVEPSGLRKILQVMAKSFPRTLEALVLHMLSPAGAEILTQKFDEMDKKTTKEEQYVKVPFAVHCIDTLLSLNEFYSLLYGIFDDRSAVMDAILNRKEAFGFQVLRNVLDQHLGVICDRPEESSQRR
- the LOC116246735 gene encoding lysine-specific demethylase JMJ31 isoform X2, which translates into the protein MAGARGGGGGEAEEGRGREIGGGGGREERERGGDGEEGLKAREFKGALSPSLFSSEIEAKCIPAVFRGCVKEWAAITKWNPSKGGLDYLQGLVGSCVVEAMVSMSGPVFYGDLKGHERVCLPFSSFLSHCKRSHTVIEGGGMCSDHSNEQGEGKVVTNLDESCAGLGELPAHIYLAQVPVLNSDKEISPIQALQVDFEKPAILEFKSLSATNFWMNNTFSRSSGHYDPHHNLLCIVTGRKQVCLWPPSATPFLYPMPLHGESSNHSAVDIEHPDLSIHPRAKFSSNSSHKVSLSAGDALFIPEGWFHQVDSDDLTIAINFWWQSDIMSAMVEHMDAFYLRIILRRLMDKEMERVLNQSFADSPKYVEKPYEQTHNEKQEGTSALYEPEEPEPVTSVSRGTNLHTDHNVYDGHTSQKDQTVGIPFGQLEPEASHILCQLISLVHENVSLSGQDGLVYSDNLQSRTTDLVGETQSESTPMVNSVRDFFYVENDPVACILWSVEPSGLRKILQVMAKSFPRTLEALVLHMLSPAGAEILTQKFDEMDKKTTKEEQYVKVPFAVHCIDTLLSLNEFYSLLYGIFDDRSAVMDAILNRKEAFGFQVLRNVLDQHLGVICDRPEESSQRR